The following coding sequences lie in one Danio rerio strain Tuebingen ecotype United States chromosome 25, GRCz12tu, whole genome shotgun sequence genomic window:
- the ldhd gene encoding probable D-lactate dehydrogenase, mitochondrial (The RefSeq protein has 4 substitutions compared to this genomic sequence), with protein MTLFRHLVRITSPRLPFICGSSRRFSAKTAAVERVVSSFRSVTGDEGVSVGSAVREQHGRDESVHRCRPPDVVVFPRSVEEVSALAKICHHYRLPIIPFGTGTGLEGGVSALQGGVCFSLRKMEQVVDLHQEDFDVTVEPGVTRKSLNSYLRDTGLWFPVDPGADASLCGMAATSASGTNAVRYGTMRENVLNLEVVLADGTILHTAGKGRRPRKTAAGYNLTNLFVGSEGTLGIITKATLRLYGVPESMVSAVCSFPSVQSAVDSTVQILQAGVPIARIEFLDDVMINACNRFNNLSYAVTPTLFLEFHGSSKSMEEQVSVTEEITRDNGGSDFAWAEDEETRSRLWKARHDAWYAAMALRPGCKAYSTDVCVPISRLPQIIVETKADLISNNITGPIAGHVGDGNFHCLIVLDPNDPDEVQRVHSFTERLARRALAMDGTCTGEHGIGLGKRALLREELGPLAIEVMKGLKASLDPRNLMNPGKLLELTQTNTEQ; from the exons ATGACCTTGTTCAGACATCTCGTACGCATCACTTCCCCACGGCTGCCGTTTATTTGCGGGAGCAGCAGGAGATTTTCAGCTAAA ACTGCAGCCGTGGAGCGGGTCGTCTCCTCATTTCGTTCTGTCACCGGAGATGAAGGCGTGTCTGTGGGTTCTGCTGTCAGAGAGCAGCATGGCAGAGATGAGTCTGTGCACAG ATGCCGACCACCCGATGTGGTTGTGTTTCCTCGGTCAGTAGAGGAGGTCAGCGCTCTAGCCAAGATTTGTCACCACTACCGATTACCCATCATCCCATTCGGCACAGGGACGGGCTTGGAGGGAGGTGTTGGTGCTCTGCAG GGTGGAGTGTGTTTCAGTCTGAGAAAGATGGAGCAGGTTGTTGATCTTCACCAAGAGGATTTTGATGTGACGGTGGAGCCTGGGGTGACACGAAAAAGCCTCAATTCATACCTGCGAGACACTGGCCTCTGGTTTCCTGTCG ATCCAGGTGCCGATGCATCTCTCTGCGGCATGGCTGCAACTAGCGCATCAGGCACAAATGCAGTCCGTTATGGCACAATGCGCGAGAACGTCCTGAACCTGGAGGTAGTTTTAGCAGATGGAACAATCCTCCACACAGCAGGAAAGGGGCGTCGTCCGAG AAAGACAGCGGCTGGATACAACCTAACAAACCTTTTTGTGGGCTCCGAGGGAACTTTGGGTATCATTACCAAAGCCACACTCCGATTATACGGTGTTCCTGAAAGTATGGTGTCAGCTGTTTGTTCTTTCCCATCCGTCCAATCAGCAGTCGACAGCACTGTTCAGATCCTTCAAGCTGGAGTCCCCATTGCACGTATAG AATTCTTGGATGACGTGATGATAAACGCATGCAATCGTTTCAACAATCTGTCCTATGCTGTAACACCCACTCTATTCCTGGAGTTTCATGGGAGCTCCAAGAGCATGGAGGAGCAGGTGTCTGTCACAG AGGAGATCACCCGGGATAACGGAGGCTCAGACTTTGCCTGGGCTGAAGACGAGGAGACCCGCAGCCGGCTGTGGAAAGCCCGTCATGATGCGTGGTATGCTGCCATGGCCCTGAGGCCTGGATGTAAG GCATACTCTACAGACGTCTGTGTGCCTATTTCGCGACTACCTCAGATTATAGTAGAGACGAAAGCAGACTTAATCAGCAACAATATTACCG GCCCTATTGCAGGACACGTGGGTGATGGAAACTTCCATTGTTTAATCGTACTGGATCCTAACGACACAGACGAAGTGCAGAGGGTTCACTCCTTCACCGAGAGACTGGCCAG GAGGGCACTGGCGATGGATGGAACTTGTACTGGTGAACATGGGATCGGTCTTGGAAAACGGGCCCTACTCAGGGAAGAGGTTGGTCCACTGGCCATCGAGGTCATGAAGGGCCTCAAGGCCTCCCTAGACCCCAGAAACCTGATGAATCCTGGAAAGGTATTGGAATTAACACAAACCAACACAGAACAATAA